One window from the genome of Oceanicoccus sp. KOV_DT_Chl encodes:
- a CDS encoding DUF177 domain-containing protein, with translation MLTTPLPSEIDIRKLVVKGAEISAQAPVSSLPRVADLLADVEGSLQVDLQFYKDEGHFRRVDGQVAGTVNVICQRCMEPMSVAVDTRFELGIVWSEEDAERLPKSLEPLIVGEELVDLADIVSEELILSLPFVNYHPAAECKQTVGYSSVDPKVEAAIAKAEQSERPKPFEVLKNLKFDK, from the coding sequence ATGTTGACCACCCCTCTGCCAAGCGAAATTGATATCCGCAAACTGGTGGTAAAAGGTGCTGAAATTAGTGCGCAAGCCCCGGTTTCTTCACTGCCACGAGTTGCTGATCTATTGGCCGATGTTGAGGGTTCGCTGCAAGTTGATCTGCAGTTTTACAAGGATGAAGGGCATTTTCGTCGTGTCGATGGGCAAGTCGCAGGGACTGTAAATGTTATTTGCCAGCGTTGTATGGAGCCGATGTCGGTTGCTGTAGATACCCGTTTTGAATTGGGTATTGTTTGGTCTGAAGAAGACGCGGAGCGGCTACCTAAATCACTTGAGCCATTGATTGTTGGTGAAGAGTTGGTTGATTTGGCTGATATAGTTTCCGAAGAGCTGATATTAAGTTTGCCTTTCGTAAATTATCATCCGGCAGCGGAATGTAAACAGACGGTTGGCTACAGCAGTGTCGACCCTAAAGTTGAAGCTGCAATTGCTAAAGCAGAGCAAAGTGAAAGGCCTAAACCTTTCGAAGTATTAAAGAATTTGAAGTTCGATAAATAA
- the rpmF gene encoding 50S ribosomal protein L32 yields the protein MAVQKSKVTRSRRGQRRSHDSLTGPTLSVDPTSGETHRRHHVSADGFYRGKKVVDTSNDD from the coding sequence ATGGCCGTACAGAAGAGTAAAGTAACCCGTTCACGTCGCGGTCAGCGTCGTTCGCACGATTCATTAACTGGACCAACTTTATCTGTTGATCCTACCAGTGGTGAAACTCACCGTCGTCATCACGTGTCAGCTGATGGATTTTACCGTGGTAAAAAAGTTGTTGATACGTCAAACGACGATTAA
- the acpP gene encoding acyl carrier protein has translation MSSIEDRVKKIVAEQLGVKEEEVQASASFVEDLGADSLDTVELVMALEEEFETEIPDEEAELITTVQLAIDYINKNLG, from the coding sequence ATGAGCAGCATTGAAGATCGCGTCAAAAAGATTGTCGCCGAGCAACTAGGTGTTAAAGAAGAAGAAGTACAGGCATCCGCCTCATTTGTTGAGGATTTAGGTGCTGACTCTTTAGATACCGTTGAATTGGTTATGGCTCTTGAAGAAGAATTTGAAACTGAAATTCCAGATGAAGAAGCCGAACTGATTACTACTGTTCAGTTAGCTATCGATTACATCAACAAGAACCTGGGTTAA
- the pabC gene encoding aminodeoxychorismate lyase → MNECALVDGRACHTVDINDRGLAYGDGVFETLRVVNRRAVFVDRHLRRLVDGCQRLSIALDVALVLADINTLLSGCDHSSYILKIIITRAGQARGYRPGIAVGCHRIVSITKDSSDYQQQRAAGVNVRVCDTRLTVNPALAGVKHLCRLENVLARAEWSQASITEGLMLDTDGRLIEGTMSNVFLVLSGRLWTPKLHRCGVAGIIRGVICEVLSPECLQRDCILEDVYRADEVFICNSLIGILPVTAIGCHQKNVGAFTLALQRLLASAEKGND, encoded by the coding sequence ATGAATGAGTGTGCGTTAGTCGACGGCAGGGCCTGTCATACTGTCGATATTAACGATCGTGGTCTTGCCTATGGTGATGGTGTTTTTGAAACACTTCGTGTCGTTAATCGGCGTGCAGTGTTTGTTGATCGTCATCTGCGACGCTTAGTCGATGGCTGTCAGCGCTTATCGATTGCATTGGATGTTGCGTTGGTGCTTGCTGATATAAATACTTTGTTGTCAGGTTGTGATCATAGTTCCTATATCCTTAAAATAATTATCACCCGTGCGGGACAAGCTCGTGGTTATAGACCAGGCATTGCAGTCGGCTGTCATCGTATTGTTTCAATCACAAAAGACAGTAGCGACTATCAGCAGCAGCGTGCAGCGGGCGTAAATGTCCGTGTGTGTGATACGCGTTTAACCGTTAATCCCGCTTTGGCCGGAGTTAAGCATCTGTGTCGATTGGAAAATGTATTGGCTAGAGCCGAGTGGTCGCAAGCGTCGATTACTGAAGGTTTAATGTTGGATACTGATGGTCGACTCATTGAAGGGACTATGTCGAATGTATTTCTGGTTTTATCGGGCCGGTTGTGGACGCCCAAGCTACATCGATGCGGGGTCGCCGGTATTATTCGCGGAGTAATTTGTGAGGTGTTAAGTCCTGAGTGCCTGCAACGCGACTGTATCCTTGAGGATGTTTATCGCGCCGATGAAGTTTTTATTTGTAATAGCTTGATTGGAATTTTGCCGGTGACCGCTATCGGTTGCCATCAAAAAAATGTCGGAGCATTTACGTTGGCATTGCAGCGTTTGTTGGCCTCGGCGGAGAAAGGTAATGATTAA
- the fabG gene encoding 3-oxoacyl-ACP reductase FabG: MTEKVALVTGASRGIGQAIAKQLGANGFIVVGTATTDRGAASISEYLAAAGITGEGMALNVTDADSVASVVKAVGEKYAAPLVLVNNAGITKDNILMRMKDEEWDDVIGTNLSSIYRLSKACVRGMTKARWGRIINISSVVGSMGNAGQSNYAATKAGMEGYSRALAKELGSRSITVNSVAPGFIDTDMTKDLAEDNKNLMLAQIPLSRLGQPEEIAAVVAFLASDAAAYITGETIHVNGGMYMG; encoded by the coding sequence ATGACAGAAAAAGTTGCATTAGTTACTGGTGCCAGCCGGGGTATTGGTCAGGCCATTGCCAAGCAATTGGGTGCTAACGGTTTTATTGTGGTGGGTACGGCGACTACTGACAGAGGCGCGGCGAGTATTAGTGAGTATCTGGCCGCCGCAGGAATTACTGGTGAAGGTATGGCGTTAAATGTAACAGATGCTGATTCTGTTGCCTCAGTAGTGAAAGCTGTTGGTGAAAAATATGCGGCGCCATTGGTATTGGTTAACAATGCCGGGATCACCAAGGATAATATTTTAATGCGGATGAAAGATGAGGAGTGGGACGATGTGATTGGCACTAATCTCAGTTCAATCTATCGATTATCCAAAGCGTGCGTTCGTGGCATGACTAAAGCGCGGTGGGGACGCATCATTAATATCAGTTCTGTGGTGGGATCGATGGGTAATGCTGGTCAGTCCAACTATGCGGCGACCAAGGCCGGTATGGAAGGTTATTCAAGAGCGTTGGCAAAAGAGTTAGGCTCACGAAGTATTACTGTTAACTCTGTTGCACCGGGTTTTATTGATACTGATATGACAAAAGATTTGGCTGAGGACAATAAAAATTTGATGTTGGCGCAAATTCCATTGTCGCGATTAGGCCAGCCTGAAGAAATTGCAGCGGTTGTTGCATTTCTGGCAAGTGATGCAGCAGCTTATATTACAGGTGAAACCATTCATGTAAATGGCGGTATGTACATGGGTTAA
- the fabD gene encoding ACP S-malonyltransferase: MTDQSLAFVFPGQGSQKVGMLADIAEQFSIVKDTFAEASEALGYDVWDLIQNGEQEQLNLTERTQPLLLTSSVALWRVWQQQSATQPAMLAGHSLGEFSALVCAGSLGFADAVTLVRDRGQFMQTAVPVGEGAMAAVLGLDDHVIIDICAATGAEAVNFNSPGQVVIAGKVAAVEQAIEQLKEAGAKRALPLPVSAPFHTSLMRPAGEKLAEKVAALDVKAPLIPVVHNVHAQTEADPDRIKELLVQQIYSPVKWTGCVQAMVAAGVTKTLECGPGKVLSGLSKRIDRSISAYNIEEPAGLQQAVAEL; encoded by the coding sequence ATGACCGACCAATCACTAGCCTTTGTTTTTCCCGGTCAGGGGTCGCAGAAGGTCGGCATGCTTGCCGATATCGCCGAGCAATTTTCAATTGTTAAAGATACTTTTGCTGAGGCATCAGAGGCGCTGGGCTATGATGTTTGGGATTTAATCCAAAATGGTGAGCAGGAGCAATTAAATCTTACAGAAAGAACCCAGCCTTTATTATTAACTTCCAGCGTTGCTTTGTGGCGGGTCTGGCAGCAGCAATCAGCAACTCAGCCAGCAATGCTGGCAGGACATAGTCTCGGTGAATTTTCTGCACTGGTGTGCGCAGGTAGTTTAGGTTTTGCCGATGCGGTTACTCTGGTGCGGGATCGTGGTCAGTTTATGCAAACGGCCGTGCCGGTAGGTGAGGGCGCCATGGCGGCGGTGTTAGGGTTGGACGATCATGTGATTATAGATATTTGTGCTGCTACTGGTGCTGAGGCAGTGAATTTTAATTCTCCTGGCCAAGTGGTTATTGCCGGTAAGGTTGCGGCTGTAGAGCAGGCTATCGAACAACTGAAGGAGGCGGGTGCAAAGCGTGCATTGCCATTACCTGTTAGCGCGCCTTTCCATACATCATTGATGCGACCTGCAGGTGAGAAACTTGCGGAAAAAGTTGCCGCTTTAGATGTTAAGGCGCCATTAATTCCAGTAGTTCATAATGTTCATGCCCAAACCGAAGCTGACCCAGACAGAATTAAAGAACTATTAGTACAACAGATTTACAGCCCTGTAAAATGGACGGGCTGCGTACAAGCTATGGTTGCGGCGGGTGTAACAAAAACACTGGAGTGTGGTCCGGGTAAAGTCCTTAGTGGTTTGAGTAAGCGCATAGATCGATCAATATCCGCTTATAACATTGAAGAGCCGGCTGGATTGCAGCAGGCAGTAGCTGAATTATAA
- the fabF gene encoding beta-ketoacyl-ACP synthase II has product MSKRRVVVTGLGLVTPLGNDVKSTWANILDGKSGIGPLDHFDVSAYTTRFGGSVKDFDISPYMSPKDARRMDVFIQYGLAAGIQAFDDSGVTVTESNAGRIGVAIGSGIGGVSYIEKNYDILLKDGPRKISPFFVPGTVINMVAGNLSIKYGLQGPNFAITTACTTGTHNIGHAARVIAYGDADVMVAGGAEMSSTPLGLGGFAAARALSTRNDDPQAASRPWDKDRDGFVLSDGAGMLVLEEYEMAKARGATIYAELVGFGMSGDAYHMTSPPEDGRGAAAAMRNAIADAGLAAENINYINAHGTSTQAGDVAESQAIESVLGAAAESVAVSSTKSMIGHLLGAAGAVEAVFSVLAIRDQVAPPTINLDNPDEGCNLNYVPHNAQPMTINYALSNSFGFGGTNGSLLFGKMV; this is encoded by the coding sequence GTGTCAAAACGTAGAGTTGTAGTAACTGGTTTAGGTTTAGTCACGCCGTTGGGCAATGACGTTAAAAGTACCTGGGCTAATATACTTGACGGCAAAAGTGGCATTGGGCCACTCGACCATTTCGATGTTTCTGCTTACACCACTCGATTTGGAGGCTCGGTTAAAGACTTCGATATTAGTCCTTATATGTCACCAAAAGATGCCCGCAGGATGGATGTTTTTATCCAGTATGGTTTGGCTGCAGGGATTCAGGCTTTTGATGATTCCGGGGTCACCGTAACAGAAAGTAATGCGGGTCGTATTGGGGTGGCTATTGGCTCAGGAATTGGCGGGGTCAGTTATATTGAAAAAAATTACGACATCCTACTTAAGGATGGCCCGCGAAAAATATCTCCTTTCTTTGTTCCTGGCACAGTCATCAATATGGTGGCAGGAAACCTGTCTATCAAATATGGTTTACAAGGCCCCAATTTTGCTATTACCACAGCTTGTACCACGGGGACCCATAATATTGGTCATGCGGCTAGAGTTATTGCTTACGGGGATGCGGATGTGATGGTTGCTGGCGGTGCAGAAATGTCATCAACCCCGTTAGGCTTGGGTGGTTTTGCAGCCGCAAGGGCATTGTCTACTCGTAACGATGATCCGCAGGCGGCCAGTCGTCCTTGGGATAAAGATCGAGATGGATTTGTACTGTCTGACGGTGCCGGCATGTTGGTGCTTGAGGAATATGAAATGGCAAAAGCACGCGGCGCTACTATTTATGCTGAACTTGTTGGCTTTGGTATGAGTGGCGATGCTTACCATATGACATCACCCCCTGAAGATGGGCGTGGTGCAGCGGCTGCAATGAGAAACGCGATTGCTGATGCGGGATTGGCCGCTGAAAATATTAATTATATAAACGCTCATGGCACTTCTACTCAGGCGGGTGACGTGGCAGAAAGTCAGGCTATTGAATCAGTGTTGGGCGCTGCGGCAGAAAGCGTAGCGGTGAGTTCAACCAAGTCGATGATTGGCCATTTATTGGGTGCTGCTGGTGCTGTCGAGGCGGTGTTTTCAGTGCTAGCTATTCGTGATCAGGTAGCTCCCCCAACTATTAATCTCGATAATCCGGATGAAGGCTGCAATTTAAATTACGTTCCGCATAATGCTCAACCAATGACAATAAATTATGCGCTATCAAACTCATTTGGTTTTGGTGGCACGAATGGTAGTTTGTTATTTGGGAAGATGGTTTAA
- the plsX gene encoding phosphate acyltransferase PlsX yields the protein MASRIRIAIDCMGGDLGLRVSIPAAIQAQSLFPDLDITLVGDESAIASVLGQANSSFTILHAPDVVEMSDKPSHALRRKPQSSMRMAIDLLAQSQVDAVVSAGNTGALMAIGCLVLKTLPGIERPAICSALPSPLGHCHLLDLGANVDSSAEQLEQFAIMGAALSSVVDGIDAPRIALLNIGEEAIKGNEQVQQAGKLIDVNAGLNYVGFVEGDALFKGVADVVVADGFVGNVALKVCEGTAFHIADVVKQYFNQSYVSRLAGLIASPVLKRIFHHLDPEQYNGASFLGLQGVVVKSHGASTELGFVNAIARARLEVKSNLIAVLSERLAQLHNIDK from the coding sequence ATGGCTTCGCGCATCCGCATAGCTATTGACTGTATGGGCGGAGACTTAGGTCTCCGCGTTTCTATCCCCGCCGCAATTCAAGCGCAGTCCCTTTTTCCAGATCTTGATATCACTCTAGTCGGTGATGAGTCAGCTATCGCCTCAGTGTTAGGTCAGGCCAATTCTTCGTTTACTATTTTGCACGCGCCAGACGTTGTCGAAATGTCTGATAAGCCATCTCATGCGCTCAGGCGAAAGCCGCAATCTTCAATGCGCATGGCTATTGATTTGCTCGCCCAATCACAAGTTGATGCTGTAGTCAGTGCTGGCAATACCGGCGCGTTAATGGCGATTGGTTGTTTGGTATTGAAAACGTTGCCAGGGATTGAGCGGCCGGCTATTTGTTCGGCCTTGCCATCTCCTCTTGGGCATTGCCATTTATTGGACCTGGGGGCCAATGTTGATAGTAGTGCGGAACAGTTGGAACAATTTGCCATTATGGGTGCTGCCTTATCCTCTGTTGTTGATGGTATTGATGCGCCGCGTATCGCGTTGCTTAATATTGGCGAAGAGGCAATAAAAGGTAACGAGCAAGTTCAGCAAGCCGGCAAGCTTATTGATGTCAACGCCGGTTTGAATTATGTCGGCTTTGTTGAAGGTGATGCATTATTTAAAGGTGTCGCTGATGTGGTAGTCGCTGATGGTTTTGTGGGTAATGTCGCCCTTAAGGTTTGTGAGGGGACGGCTTTTCATATAGCCGATGTGGTGAAGCAATATTTTAATCAATCTTATGTGTCACGTTTAGCAGGATTAATTGCTAGCCCGGTACTTAAAAGAATTTTCCATCACCTTGATCCCGAGCAGTATAATGGCGCCAGTTTTTTGGGCTTGCAGGGCGTGGTCGTAAAAAGCCATGGTGCCAGTACTGAATTAGGTTTTGTGAATGCCATTGCCCGCGCCAGATTGGAAGTGAAAAGTAATTTAATAGCGGTGCTGAGCGAGCGTTTGGCGCAACTACATAATATCGATAAATAA